The Pseudodesulfovibrio sp. zrk46 genome contains a region encoding:
- a CDS encoding pyruvate carboxylase, which produces MQPKSFEKVLEEVKGKRILVANRGIPARRICRSITEMFNAKAIMTATDVDKTSPATSGANELLMLGADPRAYLDLDRVIREAKANDIVAIHPGWGFGSEDDTFPARCEEAGIIFIGPPQGPMRTLGNKVAVRQLAIEEGVPVVPGSEGAVSIPEAREIAKEIGLPIMLKAEGGGGGRGIYEVYKEEDLENAFSKASALAQASFGNPRLYVEKLLTSVRHIEIQVIADKYGNVFCFDERDCSVQRNHQKLVEITPSPWPKYSEALRAKLKDYSKKLIKASGYYSLATVEFLVDAKGEPYLIEVNTRLQVEHGITECRYGIDLVEEQIAIAFGAELRFNEENTKPFQWAFQCRINCEDPQKNFEPNSARITRYVSPGGQGIRIDSCIGDGYRFPSNYDSAASLLIAYGNSWLKVVALMSRALREYMIGGLKTTIPFHRKIIDHPKFIEGDYDTNFVRHNYAELMDYSDREPDSLRMTRLVAEVSALGYNKYVQLGEYRGREDKRVGRFELAEPPEVSSWFEPSITRGMDRDAILDTLRSDRESGMIHMTDTTTRDITQSNSGNRFRLAEDRIVGPSLDKCGFFSLENGGGAHFHVAMLANMTYPFAEAAEWNKFAPNTLKQILIRSTNVLGYKPQPKNVMRLTGEMINEHYDVIRCFDFLNHIENMRPFAEVALNSTKNIFEPAISLSWAKGFDVERYMDVTAEIIRMCADVAGVSEKQAERMIILGLKDMAGVCPPRFMKELIGSLTSKYPELVIHSHRHYTDGLFVPTMGAAAEAGAHIVDVAVGASVRWYGQGEVLSTAAYIEDEIGLKTHLDKDMIRATNFQLKQIMPYYDKYTAPYFQGIDHDVVRHGMPGGATSSSQEGALKQGYIKLLPYMLKFLEGTRKIVRYHDVTPGSQITWNTAFLGVTGAYKRGGEREVRRLLNMLDIVNLCKEEDLTDLEREARLDIYRDSNDAFRNLLLGKFGKLPLGFPEDWVYQSAFGKGWETAIAERTEESPLQTLVDVDLAAEKEALQKRLHRQPTDEEFVMYLNHPGDAITTIEFCEQFGNINNLPVDVWFEGLEKGEVLHFQGNCKKPHVMRILDISEPDENGMVVVRYILDSEVLSHQVKVAEPEAGSKESLEMADPNNEYHVGSPSNGDLWVTHVRPGDKVKAGEELFNISIMKQEKSVLAPVDGTVCRVLKAGNYTEDKKMIPVVEGELIVELGPAGGICPTCKLEVPVQDVNFCPNCGQKM; this is translated from the coding sequence ATGCAGCCGAAGTCCTTTGAAAAGGTACTTGAAGAGGTCAAGGGTAAGCGGATTCTGGTTGCCAACCGGGGTATCCCGGCTAGGCGTATTTGCCGATCCATTACCGAGATGTTCAACGCAAAGGCGATCATGACCGCCACCGACGTGGACAAAACCTCACCTGCTACCTCCGGTGCCAACGAGCTTTTGATGCTCGGTGCCGATCCCCGTGCGTATCTTGATCTGGACCGTGTTATTCGAGAAGCCAAAGCCAATGACATCGTGGCTATTCACCCCGGTTGGGGCTTCGGTTCCGAAGACGATACTTTCCCGGCCCGATGTGAAGAAGCGGGTATTATCTTTATTGGTCCTCCGCAGGGCCCTATGCGCACCCTCGGTAACAAAGTAGCTGTCCGTCAGCTTGCCATTGAGGAAGGTGTGCCGGTTGTCCCCGGTTCAGAAGGGGCTGTTTCAATTCCCGAAGCTCGTGAAATTGCCAAAGAAATTGGCCTTCCCATTATGCTTAAGGCAGAAGGTGGCGGCGGTGGGCGCGGTATTTACGAGGTTTACAAAGAAGAAGATCTGGAAAATGCTTTCTCTAAGGCTTCGGCCTTGGCCCAGGCTTCTTTCGGCAATCCGCGTCTTTACGTTGAAAAGTTACTGACCTCGGTTCGTCATATCGAAATTCAGGTCATTGCTGACAAGTACGGTAATGTGTTTTGCTTCGATGAGCGTGATTGTTCCGTTCAACGCAACCACCAAAAGCTGGTGGAAATTACGCCATCTCCTTGGCCGAAATATTCTGAAGCGCTTCGCGCTAAGCTTAAGGATTACTCCAAAAAGCTTATTAAAGCTTCCGGATATTACTCACTGGCCACTGTTGAGTTTTTGGTGGATGCCAAAGGTGAGCCTTATCTTATTGAAGTGAACACTCGTCTTCAGGTTGAGCACGGTATTACCGAATGCCGCTACGGCATTGACTTGGTGGAAGAGCAAATCGCCATTGCGTTTGGTGCAGAACTTCGTTTTAACGAAGAGAACACTAAGCCGTTTCAGTGGGCGTTTCAGTGTCGCATCAATTGTGAAGATCCGCAGAAGAACTTTGAGCCTAATTCTGCACGAATCACCCGTTATGTTTCGCCGGGTGGTCAAGGTATCCGTATCGACTCCTGTATTGGTGATGGCTACCGCTTTCCGTCCAACTATGATTCAGCAGCTTCGTTGCTGATTGCATATGGTAATTCCTGGTTGAAAGTTGTGGCTCTGATGAGCCGTGCGTTGCGCGAGTATATGATTGGCGGTCTGAAAACGACTATTCCTTTCCATCGTAAAATCATTGATCATCCGAAGTTTATTGAAGGTGATTATGATACGAACTTCGTACGTCATAATTATGCTGAGCTCATGGATTACTCAGATAGAGAGCCAGATTCTTTACGTATGACCCGTCTTGTGGCTGAAGTTTCTGCGCTCGGTTACAATAAATACGTTCAACTCGGTGAGTATCGTGGGCGTGAGGATAAGCGGGTCGGGCGTTTTGAATTAGCTGAACCTCCTGAAGTATCTTCTTGGTTTGAGCCGAGCATTACTCGTGGTATGGATCGCGATGCCATTCTTGATACCCTTCGTTCTGACCGTGAATCTGGTATGATCCATATGACGGATACAACCACACGCGATATCACACAGTCCAATTCAGGTAACCGTTTCCGTTTGGCCGAAGACCGCATCGTTGGGCCCTCTTTGGATAAATGCGGATTTTTCTCTTTGGAGAATGGCGGTGGCGCTCATTTCCATGTGGCTATGTTGGCGAACATGACTTATCCGTTTGCCGAAGCTGCTGAATGGAACAAGTTTGCTCCCAATACACTAAAGCAGATTCTCATTCGTTCTACAAATGTACTTGGTTACAAACCGCAGCCAAAGAATGTGATGCGGCTGACAGGTGAGATGATCAATGAGCATTACGATGTAATCCGTTGTTTTGACTTCCTGAACCACATCGAAAACATGCGTCCTTTTGCTGAAGTGGCGCTGAACTCCACGAAGAACATCTTCGAACCTGCCATTTCTTTGTCTTGGGCGAAGGGATTCGATGTGGAACGCTATATGGATGTTACTGCGGAAATCATTCGTATGTGCGCTGATGTAGCTGGTGTTTCGGAGAAGCAGGCTGAGCGCATGATCATTCTCGGCCTTAAAGATATGGCCGGAGTATGTCCTCCCAGATTCATGAAGGAACTGATTGGTTCTCTTACTTCGAAATATCCTGAACTGGTCATTCATTCCCATCGTCATTACACTGACGGTTTGTTTGTTCCGACCATGGGCGCCGCAGCAGAAGCCGGTGCGCACATTGTGGATGTGGCTGTGGGGGCTTCCGTTCGTTGGTACGGGCAGGGCGAAGTTCTTTCCACTGCCGCCTACATAGAGGATGAGATCGGTCTCAAGACTCATCTTGATAAGGATATGATCCGAGCTACTAATTTCCAGCTCAAGCAGATCATGCCGTATTATGACAAATACACCGCTCCTTACTTTCAGGGGATTGATCATGACGTGGTGCGCCATGGCATGCCGGGAGGTGCGACTTCTTCTTCTCAGGAAGGTGCGCTTAAGCAGGGCTACATCAAGCTTCTGCCCTATATGCTCAAATTCCTTGAAGGAACCCGTAAGATCGTTCGTTATCATGACGTGACCCCTGGTTCACAAATTACATGGAATACGGCCTTTCTAGGTGTAACCGGTGCGTACAAGCGTGGTGGCGAGCGTGAAGTTCGACGTTTGCTTAACATGCTTGATATCGTGAATCTTTGTAAGGAAGAGGATCTGACAGACCTTGAGCGTGAGGCTCGGTTGGATATCTATCGTGATTCCAATGATGCCTTCCGTAACCTTTTGCTTGGCAAGTTTGGCAAACTGCCTCTTGGGTTCCCCGAAGACTGGGTTTATCAGTCTGCTTTTGGCAAAGGTTGGGAAACCGCTATTGCAGAACGCACCGAGGAGTCTCCGCTCCAAACTCTTGTCGATGTGGATTTGGCGGCAGAGAAGGAAGCACTACAGAAACGTTTGCATCGTCAGCCCACCGATGAAGAATTCGTCATGTACCTCAACCATCCTGGTGATGCTATCACCACCATCGAATTCTGCGAACAATTTGGTAACATCAACAATTTGCCTGTTGATGTTTGGTTCGAAGGCCTGGAAAAGGGCGAGGTGTTGCACTTTCAGGGTAATTGTAAGAAGCCGCACGTCATGCGTATTCTTGACATTTCTGAACCTGATGAGAATGGCATGGTCGTTGTTCGCTACATCCTTGACTCAGAGGTACTTAGCCATCAGGTCAAGGTTGCTGAGCCGGAAGCTGGTTCGAAAGAATCCCTCGAAATGGCCGATCCAAACAATGAGTACCACGTAGGTTCTCCCAGCAATGGTGATCTTTGGGTTACTCATGTGCGTCCGGGCGACAAGGTTAAGGCTGGTGAGGAGCTGTTCAACATCTCCATCATGAAGCAGGAGAAGTCGGTTCTAGCGCCTGTTGACGGTACAGTTTGTCGAGTCCTCAAGGCAGGCAACTACACCGAAGACAAGAAGATGATTCCTGTCGTCGAAGGCGAACTCATTGTTGAGCTTGGTCCTGCAGGCGGAATTTGTCCTACTTGTAAGTTGGAAGTTCCTGTCCAGGATGTCAATTTCTGCCCCAACTGCGGCCAGAAAATGTAA
- a CDS encoding tRNA nucleotidyltransferase produces the protein MDIYLAGGAVRDLILGHSITDRDYLVTNTSREEFVKRFPNAQQVGRTFPIFLINKMEFSFPRGNSLDEEVKSRDLTVNALLLNSQGDLICHPRSLEDLKNKVLRPASKQSFIDDPLRVFRAARFWAKFPDFTPHASLLETMHSVSQNGHLDILPADRIGQETIKALNTIKPGNYIRLLTQTGCLSPWFDALNCISQSSTESTDFLSNNIVEHTAQLMDKLSGNAKAVWMGLCHGIGKRHGDSKTPFLHTHDINREAVAKELASRIRLSNALSIAGAKATRWHMAASHYDRLPADTRVDLLIDLHLAGILDESFDLVAADNNIFFHKRAHTDLETILTVNLKSRDRNLGPKSGEILRAMRAKKLAVQTKK, from the coding sequence ATGGATATCTATCTTGCTGGCGGAGCCGTCCGCGACCTTATCTTAGGGCACTCAATTACTGATCGTGACTATTTAGTCACCAACACATCACGTGAAGAATTCGTTAAGCGCTTCCCTAATGCACAGCAAGTTGGTCGAACGTTTCCGATTTTTTTGATCAACAAAATGGAGTTCTCTTTCCCTCGAGGAAACTCACTAGACGAGGAAGTAAAATCCAGAGACCTAACTGTCAATGCACTACTACTCAACTCGCAAGGGGACCTAATCTGTCACCCTCGTTCACTTGAGGACTTAAAAAACAAAGTTCTCCGTCCCGCCTCAAAGCAATCGTTTATTGATGACCCACTGCGTGTTTTTCGAGCCGCTCGGTTCTGGGCCAAGTTTCCAGATTTCACACCTCACGCGAGTTTACTGGAAACAATGCACTCCGTTTCCCAAAACGGCCATCTAGATATCTTACCTGCAGATCGAATTGGCCAAGAAACGATCAAAGCCCTTAACACAATAAAGCCAGGCAATTATATTCGACTTCTCACACAAACTGGATGCCTATCTCCTTGGTTCGATGCACTCAATTGTATCTCTCAATCGTCCACAGAGTCTACGGACTTTCTTTCAAACAATATTGTTGAGCATACAGCTCAACTAATGGACAAACTCAGCGGCAACGCCAAAGCAGTTTGGATGGGACTATGTCACGGCATCGGAAAAAGACATGGTGACAGCAAGACTCCCTTTCTCCATACACACGACATAAATAGAGAGGCTGTAGCAAAAGAACTCGCCAGTAGAATCAGATTGTCCAATGCATTGTCTATTGCAGGCGCCAAAGCTACCCGGTGGCATATGGCCGCATCACACTACGACAGACTCCCCGCAGACACACGTGTGGACCTTCTCATCGACCTTCATTTAGCAGGAATTCTTGATGAGTCATTTGACCTCGTTGCCGCTGATAATAATATTTTTTTTCATAAACGGGCTCACACTGACCTTGAAACTATTCTTACAGTCAACCTTAAGTCACGAGATAGAAATCTTGGTCCGAAATCAGGTGAAATACTCAGAGCTATGCGCGCAAAGAAGTTGGCCGTTCAGACAAAAAAATAA
- a CDS encoding biotin--[acetyl-CoA-carboxylase] ligase gives MLPQGIYYWESGAEGVVPATRRSQIVVSKSWSNEFDRLGVWQPYELEGVGSFQRSVVESSCTVVVVNECTSTMEVARYLAEKGALGAWGAVIAVNQTHGRGQLRRHWISPAGNLHVSVVLPNQPEDGPWLELWSHLLPLVCGYVFAEAFAELGTHIELKWPNDFLQQDRKVGGMLLEEKGSLVILGMGVNLEESPPDDKMREDRSVPAAILKTDKASGGPLALWEILVNRGESVYVGLLDELEPEEFLSAMTSRLAWLGHRVRIHERESDVYYADIVGVSPLGGLVIRREGKESVLFSGSIAPL, from the coding sequence ATGCTGCCACAAGGAATTTACTACTGGGAAAGCGGTGCTGAAGGAGTGGTGCCTGCGACCCGGAGAAGCCAAATTGTCGTGTCTAAATCATGGAGCAATGAGTTTGATCGTTTAGGTGTATGGCAACCTTATGAGCTTGAAGGTGTTGGTTCTTTTCAACGAAGTGTTGTTGAGTCGTCCTGTACGGTCGTAGTTGTTAACGAATGCACCAGTACAATGGAGGTGGCGCGTTATTTGGCTGAGAAGGGGGCGTTAGGGGCGTGGGGAGCTGTTATAGCCGTTAATCAGACCCATGGGCGAGGGCAGTTGCGGCGTCATTGGATATCGCCTGCGGGCAATCTTCATGTGTCCGTCGTGTTGCCGAATCAGCCAGAGGACGGACCGTGGCTTGAGCTATGGAGCCATCTGTTGCCGTTAGTGTGTGGCTATGTTTTTGCTGAAGCTTTTGCAGAATTAGGAACGCACATTGAGTTGAAATGGCCCAACGATTTTCTTCAGCAAGATAGGAAGGTTGGTGGGATGCTGCTTGAAGAAAAGGGGTCTCTCGTTATTCTCGGAATGGGCGTCAATCTTGAGGAGTCTCCGCCTGATGATAAAATGCGCGAAGATCGTTCTGTTCCTGCGGCCATTTTGAAAACAGACAAGGCTTCTGGTGGCCCTTTAGCCTTGTGGGAAATTCTTGTAAATCGTGGAGAATCCGTGTATGTAGGCTTGCTCGACGAGTTGGAACCAGAAGAGTTCCTATCAGCCATGACCAGCCGACTTGCTTGGCTGGGGCATCGCGTCCGAATCCATGAGAGGGAGAGTGACGTATACTACGCAGATATCGTAGGGGTTTCACCTCTAGGCGGACTCGTCATACGCCGTGAAGGGAAAGAGTCTGTCCTCTTTTCCGGTTCGATAGCGCCTTTGTGA
- a CDS encoding PEP/pyruvate-binding domain-containing protein, with translation MAKTQTKTAEQVEPKAETGKAKKAGAKVERLKQKMILDGADIKGIGEEAELLVGGKNYNTAIISQVSGIRAPEFRAISSHAFHQILDETKVNAAVVRATVDKEYKRVDWNSDEVNQDSEYLQHFVREVGKRVAEESAKKSGTLIKLRTFINNVVDGFATSPEGIDQLRMRSVLVQSAILSVTVPENIAKEVKGAYLSICKEAGMDDVPVAVRSSAAGEDSRKKAFAGLQDTYLNIVGADTCLEAYHWDCASAYNLRSMTYRREAILDAITRAEETGDDSIAEIAKKEWAIEHTSLSVCLMRMINPVISGTAFSADTATGCRGTDRNDLVSIDASYGLGEAVVGGMVTPDKFYVFQRDSGSEVVIRYMGCKEKKIVYKEDGSGTHVVKVPENEVNRWALSIAQAETVAQGVRAISKAYEGMIMDTEFCIDKTDRLWFVQARPETRWNEDFEQHPDTIFMRRLEVDKDALDSAEVILEGNGASRGAGQGTVKYLRSALELNKIDKGDILAAERTDPDMVPGMRIASAILADVGGDTSHAAITSRELGIPAIIGIQRLEALRSLEGQQVTVDGSRGKVYRGELPLVEVGGEINVAELPATKTKVGLILADVGQALFLSRLRNVPDFEVGLLRAEFMLGNIGVHPMALEAYDKDTLNDLVDQKLQEMDTRLTKVMKQQLDDGLIRMPLKLREYVGLITGLSKEMDSLAEQEGSRSTDEVLAMHRKLREMDHKLDEHINHATERLDVLKTSIDLDAHVAVILGFHDMLEPMPQPRTETWKIRQQHEKIVAGYIERLKEEPEVVEYIDQVTALREEVALKMGLKSEMDEVATLPDRIRGILEARGYTTGKENYIQTLSQGLALFAMAFYGSNIVYRTTDFKSNEYRNLLGGSLFEAHEDNPMIGYRGVSRNIHDWELEAFKLARGIYGGKNLSIMFPFVRTLEEARSMKRYLKQVHNLESGRDELKVILMAEIPSNAVLCKEFLKEVDGFSIGSNDMTQMVLATDRDNASLQHIYDEEDPAVVWAILSAIFAGQKVGKKVGFCGQGVSNSVILRGLVAIAGIVSASVVPDTYHQTKIDMAAVEAENIKTRDLGEWLKKQHMVKLCALLEENSYGHILKKYKSPEDFMEWYEGELDRFSEQLREHMETPKEEFYRQEMEQFRAMFHKPVIYASWDWHYTVEDAMRHAGFESFDEQESALEAQRKKQW, from the coding sequence ATGGCCAAGACCCAGACCAAAACCGCAGAACAGGTCGAGCCCAAGGCCGAAACTGGTAAAGCCAAAAAGGCGGGGGCGAAAGTAGAGCGTCTTAAACAGAAGATGATTCTAGACGGTGCTGATATCAAGGGTATCGGCGAAGAAGCTGAACTGCTTGTCGGCGGCAAGAACTATAATACTGCCATCATCAGCCAGGTCTCTGGCATCCGCGCCCCGGAATTTAGGGCAATTTCCTCTCACGCATTTCATCAAATCCTGGACGAAACCAAGGTGAATGCTGCCGTGGTTCGTGCTACAGTAGACAAAGAGTATAAAAGGGTCGACTGGAATTCTGACGAGGTCAATCAGGATTCAGAATACTTACAGCATTTTGTTCGTGAAGTTGGTAAGCGTGTTGCTGAGGAGTCTGCAAAGAAATCGGGTACGCTTATCAAGCTTCGTACTTTCATCAATAATGTTGTTGATGGTTTTGCTACTTCTCCTGAGGGTATTGACCAGCTCCGTATGCGCTCCGTACTTGTGCAGTCTGCCATCCTTTCCGTGACAGTTCCTGAAAATATCGCCAAGGAAGTCAAAGGTGCTTACCTCTCCATCTGCAAGGAAGCAGGAATGGACGACGTTCCTGTCGCAGTTCGTTCCTCCGCAGCTGGTGAAGATAGTCGTAAAAAGGCTTTTGCAGGTCTCCAAGATACTTACCTTAATATAGTTGGCGCTGACACTTGTTTGGAAGCTTATCATTGGGATTGTGCTTCCGCATACAACCTGCGCTCTATGACTTATCGTCGTGAGGCCATTCTTGACGCCATTACTAGGGCTGAGGAAACCGGTGATGATTCCATTGCCGAGATTGCTAAGAAAGAGTGGGCCATCGAGCATACTTCCCTGTCAGTTTGCCTCATGCGTATGATCAATCCGGTTATCTCCGGAACCGCTTTCAGTGCCGATACCGCCACCGGTTGTCGTGGTACCGATCGTAATGATCTCGTTTCCATTGATGCCAGCTATGGTCTGGGCGAAGCTGTTGTCGGTGGTATGGTTACTCCTGATAAATTTTATGTTTTCCAGCGCGATAGCGGAAGCGAAGTTGTCATCCGCTACATGGGCTGCAAAGAGAAGAAGATCGTATACAAGGAAGATGGCAGCGGCACTCATGTGGTTAAGGTGCCGGAAAACGAAGTCAATCGTTGGGCTCTGTCTATTGCTCAGGCAGAGACCGTTGCTCAGGGGGTTCGTGCCATTTCTAAGGCCTACGAAGGCATGATCATGGACACTGAGTTCTGCATCGATAAGACTGATCGTCTTTGGTTTGTGCAGGCTCGTCCCGAAACCCGTTGGAACGAAGATTTCGAGCAGCATCCTGATACCATTTTTATGCGTCGTCTCGAAGTGGACAAAGATGCATTGGATTCCGCTGAAGTTATTCTGGAAGGTAATGGCGCATCTCGTGGTGCAGGGCAGGGAACGGTTAAATATCTCCGTTCAGCTCTGGAGCTGAACAAAATTGATAAGGGTGATATCCTTGCGGCCGAGCGTACTGATCCGGATATGGTTCCCGGTATGCGTATCGCATCTGCTATCCTCGCAGACGTGGGCGGAGACACTAGCCACGCGGCCATCACCTCTCGCGAACTTGGTATTCCTGCAATTATTGGTATCCAGCGCCTTGAGGCTCTTCGCTCTCTGGAAGGTCAACAGGTCACTGTTGATGGCTCTCGCGGCAAAGTTTATCGCGGGGAGCTGCCTCTGGTGGAAGTAGGCGGCGAAATCAATGTTGCCGAACTGCCGGCTACCAAGACAAAGGTTGGTTTGATCCTTGCTGATGTTGGTCAGGCTCTGTTCCTGTCTCGGTTGCGTAATGTGCCAGATTTCGAGGTTGGCCTTCTGCGTGCTGAGTTTATGCTTGGTAACATCGGTGTTCACCCCATGGCACTGGAAGCTTACGACAAAGACACTTTGAATGATCTGGTGGATCAGAAGCTTCAGGAAATGGACACCCGTTTGACTAAGGTCATGAAGCAGCAGCTTGATGATGGCCTGATTCGTATGCCGCTTAAGCTTCGCGAGTATGTTGGACTCATCACCGGTCTTTCCAAAGAAATGGATTCTCTGGCAGAGCAAGAAGGCTCCCGCAGCACTGATGAAGTGCTGGCCATGCATCGCAAGCTGCGTGAAATGGACCACAAACTTGACGAACACATTAATCACGCTACGGAGCGTTTAGATGTGCTCAAGACTTCCATAGATCTTGATGCTCATGTGGCCGTCATTCTTGGCTTCCATGATATGCTTGAGCCTATGCCCCAACCTCGTACCGAGACTTGGAAGATTCGTCAGCAGCACGAAAAGATTGTGGCCGGTTATATTGAGCGTCTTAAGGAAGAGCCTGAGGTTGTAGAATACATTGATCAGGTTACCGCGCTTCGTGAAGAAGTCGCTTTGAAGATGGGACTTAAGTCTGAGATGGACGAGGTAGCAACCTTGCCCGATCGTATTCGTGGTATTCTTGAAGCCCGTGGTTATACCACTGGTAAAGAAAATTATATCCAAACTCTGTCTCAGGGCTTGGCCCTATTCGCAATGGCTTTCTATGGTAGTAATATCGTTTACCGTACCACTGATTTCAAGTCGAATGAGTATCGCAATCTGTTGGGCGGATCCTTGTTCGAAGCCCATGAAGATAATCCTATGATTGGTTATCGCGGTGTCTCTCGTAATATTCACGACTGGGAACTCGAAGCGTTCAAGCTGGCCCGTGGTATCTATGGTGGAAAGAATCTGTCCATTATGTTCCCGTTTGTCCGTACTTTGGAAGAAGCTCGTTCAATGAAGCGTTACCTTAAGCAGGTTCACAATCTTGAATCTGGTCGCGATGAACTTAAAGTTATTCTTATGGCCGAGATTCCGAGTAATGCCGTACTCTGCAAAGAGTTTCTTAAGGAAGTCGATGGATTCTCTATCGGCTCAAACGACATGACCCAGATGGTACTGGCTACCGATCGAGACAACGCTAGCCTTCAGCATATCTATGATGAAGAAGATCCTGCCGTTGTTTGGGCTATACTGTCTGCGATTTTTGCCGGACAGAAAGTTGGTAAGAAGGTTGGCTTCTGTGGCCAGGGTGTCAGTAACTCTGTTATTTTGCGTGGCTTGGTGGCTATCGCGGGCATTGTTTCCGCTTCGGTCGTACCTGATACCTACCATCAGACCAAGATTGATATGGCGGCAGTAGAAGCCGAGAATATCAAAACTCGTGATTTGGGCGAGTGGTTGAAGAAGCAGCACATGGTTAAGCTCTGTGCTTTGTTGGAAGAGAATAGCTATGGTCACATTCTCAAGAAATATAAGTCTCCTGAGGACTTCATGGAATGGTACGAAGGAGAGTTGGATCGATTCAGTGAACAGCTCCGTGAGCACATGGAGACTCCTAAGGAAGAATTCTATCGTCAGGAGATGGAGCAGTTCCGTGCCATGTTCCACAAACCGGTCATTTACGCTAGTTGGGACTGGCATTACACGGTGGAAGACGCCATGCGGCATGCCGGTTTCGAGTCTTTTGACGAGCAGGAATCTGCTTTAGAAGCTCAACGCAAGAAGCAATGGTAG
- a CDS encoding response regulator, translating to MLKKFLIVDDDERFTALVAKKLSEYAQCVVSNRGDDALLQFEHHMREGTPFYAVFMDIEMPQMDGHEAIERMRSIENNNKIDPRNAFKLIMLTAHDDVKNVSKSFFKGHAETYICKSNLHEKLIPELQANKII from the coding sequence ATGTTAAAAAAATTCCTAATTGTCGACGACGATGAGCGATTTACAGCTTTAGTCGCCAAGAAATTATCTGAATACGCGCAATGTGTCGTCTCCAATAGAGGAGACGATGCACTGTTGCAATTTGAACATCACATGAGGGAGGGAACACCCTTTTATGCTGTCTTCATGGATATTGAAATGCCTCAAATGGATGGCCATGAGGCCATTGAAAGAATGAGAAGTATTGAGAACAACAACAAGATTGATCCAAGAAACGCTTTCAAACTTATCATGCTTACCGCGCATGACGATGTAAAGAACGTCAGTAAGTCCTTTTTTAAAGGCCATGCAGAAACCTACATCTGTAAATCCAATTTACATGAAAAGCTAATCCCGGAACTTCAGGCGAATAAGATCATATAA
- a CDS encoding exopolyphosphatase: MRLVTRSDFDGLVCATLLKHLGEIDDYLFAHPKDLQDGKVEVTKKDILANVPYVEGCGLWFDHHTSEQERLGDIEFEGMSKPLPSCASVIYEYYGADKFPASFQEMMDAVDKVDSANLSAEEIVNPTGWILLGYIMDPRTGLGRYRDYRISNYQLMLDMIEYCRIHTAEEIMEIEDVKERIDKYKEDEPKFIQMLKDNTTVYDNALVIDLRGQDPIYCGNRFMIYSLFPDCNVSIRVIWGFKKQNVVFTVGKSITNRTSKTDIGKLMLSFGGGGHEAVGTCQVSESEVSETLKKIIDQLNNDG, encoded by the coding sequence ATGAGGCTTGTTACCCGCTCCGACTTCGACGGCTTGGTTTGCGCAACATTGCTCAAACACCTTGGCGAAATTGACGACTACCTCTTTGCCCACCCTAAGGATCTCCAAGACGGCAAAGTTGAAGTCACTAAAAAAGATATTCTTGCAAATGTCCCCTATGTCGAAGGGTGTGGCCTCTGGTTTGACCACCACACAAGCGAACAGGAACGGCTAGGAGACATTGAATTCGAAGGCATGAGCAAGCCTCTGCCAAGTTGTGCCAGTGTCATTTATGAATATTATGGTGCAGACAAATTCCCAGCAAGCTTCCAAGAAATGATGGATGCGGTTGACAAAGTTGATTCGGCCAATCTGAGCGCTGAAGAAATAGTCAATCCAACAGGATGGATTCTTTTAGGTTACATAATGGATCCCCGCACAGGCCTAGGACGCTACCGCGACTACCGAATAAGCAATTATCAACTAATGCTCGACATGATTGAATACTGTCGTATTCACACAGCCGAAGAAATCATGGAAATTGAAGACGTCAAAGAGCGCATTGATAAATACAAAGAAGATGAACCTAAATTCATCCAAATGCTTAAAGACAACACAACAGTTTATGACAATGCCCTTGTGATAGATTTGCGTGGTCAAGATCCAATTTACTGCGGCAACCGATTCATGATTTACTCTCTATTTCCTGATTGCAATGTAAGCATCCGCGTCATTTGGGGTTTCAAAAAGCAAAATGTCGTTTTCACTGTTGGCAAATCTATTACCAACCGAACAAGTAAAACTGATATTGGTAAGCTCATGCTCTCTTTCGGCGGCGGAGGCCATGAAGCAGTAGGAACCTGCCAAGTCTCTGAAAGTGAAGTCTCGGAGACACTGAAAAAGATAATCGACCAGCTCAACAATGACGGCTAA